DNA from Salvelinus namaycush isolate Seneca chromosome 6, SaNama_1.0, whole genome shotgun sequence:
ATAGTTAGTCCAGGTAGCTAGCTATTTGGTTCACTATCTACACTGACCCCTTTTGCActaacctttaaaaaaaaatattcatcacatatgctgctgctactgtttattatctatcctgttgcctagtcccttattcctagttatatgtacatgtaCCCCttcacatcgactcagtactggaaCCCTGTGTAtatatcgttactcattgtgtatttattattacttttattattccgcgttattacttttctattatttctctattttctttctctctgcattgttgggaagagcccgtaagcacttcactgttggtctacacctgttgtttacgatgCACGTGGCAAACACAATTTTAATTGATTTGAAGGCAATTGACAAGGCTTGACATGGAATCCTCGATCCAAGTTGTCCCTCTTAGCTAATACAAATATGATTTAGCATGACAACATTGGCTCAGGACCTCTGATATAGAAATGAGACATTATGACACATTGGTTTCTGTAGAAACAAGAAGTAATCTCAATGTCTATAATGTAgaaatacaccacacacacacacacacacacacacacacacacacacacacacacacacacacacacacacacacacacacacacacacacacacacacacacacacacacacacacacacacacacacacacacacacacacacacacacacacacagagagagagagttagcctGTGTTTTAGATCAGTATAGTCATGTACACCCCTTGGCTACTCTGGCATTCATTGCCCACTCAGTGTTTTCGACGTGATTCAACCTGACTTTTCCAATCTTCACAGGAATATGGGAGCATTGCAATGAGAAGCTGTGATATGACCAAAGAAGTTGAACggtgctgtgtgtttctgtttaaGTTATAACAGGGAAGCATTTTCATTTTAGTGGCATGAGAAAGACTCACGCCACAATGGTTCAACGTGACCGCATGATCACTCGCGATTCGGGATCAATGATCTCAGACAATGCAGTAAAAAAAGTTATATTTGAACACGGAATCAGAAACATGTGCTCTGTGGGGTACTCATGGTCAGATCTGAGAGAAGTACTGACAGTTCTGGACAGCCTAGAGCTGGACAGCCTAGAGCTACAGCCCAGAATAACTCTAAACCAAACTCACGGTGTTATTTCTCGATAGAAAACCCCTCCTTTGTAAGCCACGTCTGGCAGGAAGTCAATAGCATGTATTAAACTACCCATAATGCACCCCAGTTATCGATAGCCCTAAATGAGTGCATATGGTGTCTTGGCATTGGATTATTTTGATCAGGTTAAGATTTTAATGGATTTTTTGTCACCTCTCACTGACAAGTCCCGGCACAAGCAGACTAGAGGGTCATCTGAACCTTGTGGTTTGGGCGCAGAGTGCTTAGATACAGAGAGTGAACACTGAGTTGGCAACCGTCAGACACTGGGAGAGTCAGGAAGTCTGGCGActgtaaacccccccccccccccccaccccttaaacacacaaacactctcagacacacacatgcatgcacacgcacgcatacacacacacacacacacacacacacgcacaagcacatacacagagacacacacacacacacaatttacaCATAGTCGCTCACACAACCCCATCCCAGACGTGCGTGCGCTTCATTTCATCAATAGGGATCATATTACTATGTTTGTGCCCAAAACCTGAACTTTTTTTTGAGAAAACATGTGCTGTGTCAATCTGTCATTGATTGATAGCATTTATCATATGTATCCTGATTCATTGACCAAGAGACTAAAAAGCAGTCTACTGTACTTTTTTCTTAGATTAAATTACAATATATTTCTGTAATCCACATGTAAAAACAATTGTCCATTACAGCACAACTAATCTGAGTCGAACTAAACTAAGTGAAGTACTACTAGTCAGAGTTTTACTAGTACTTTTCTGAGTTGGATTAGTAGAATTAAACCATCACCTGCTGCCTGTTGGGTAAAGAGAGAGTATAATCCAATCGACCAGATTGGCTCCAACTGGATCAAGGAGATATATGAAATGACTGACATGGGATTTTGTTTGGATGAGAGACTGAATGTGGATGTGTCTCGGTCTGGATAGAGGACCTTTGACGGACTATTGAGCCTTACGTATTTACATAGGGACAGTTAACTTTTGCATATAGAGGGttcaacagagagagagccagctgGTGGATGAGATTAAGGGACAGTAAGGGACAGTAGACTATTTACATTGGGGAACTCTGCACTCATAAGGAGATGtaacatatatacatatatatatatatatatatatgtgtgtgtgtgtaagagagaaatatgtatatatgtatatatatatatatatatatatatataacttgaCCCGTGCAATGATAACGCTTTCCAATTTCAAGGGTTGCAAATGTTGTATTATTTGCTAATTAGTATTTACTTATTTGCTTATTATTTATACATATTTTCCAACTGCTTATAGACTGTTTATAACACTGTGAAAGTGGTATATTTAAGTATGGTTAATTATGTAGTGTTTGTGTTAGTATTTCATTTATAAATGTCACTCATGTCAAAAATATTTTGCAGTTATTGCCATTTTTCTCGGTCATAGGTCTGCACAGACAACCTTCATTCACAGTATTCCTTCGCTATTAAAAGGCACCAATGAGTACTGGAGGTTCACCATGTGTATCCCACTGATAATCCCACTTTTCATGAATGCAATTATGGGTAAAAGATCGGACAAATTCTACTATATGTCTGTTCCATCTGTAATAAACAACCTTGTCACGTTTTTATTATCACTTCCCATTTCACTTGTTATTTCTTCACGTTTTGAAAGGGCCCATGTGCTGTTGGAGTGTTCAGTCTTTAACAAGGGATGAGAGGTTGGAATTTAGTAGAGAAAACAACTGATTTGAGTGCAGACTAAGTGGTTGAGTGAACAGGTTAACAGTGGCAGGCCGTTGAGCGGCTGTGACAGGGAGAAAGCAGCGCGAGGCTCTGCCACTGAAGGGGTAGGTGACCCGGAAACACTGTGGAAGTGCAGCCAGCGTGGCCCTTTAGGAAAAATCTCTCCACAAGTCGCTATTGCCCTTCTCTATGCAAATACCCATGAAGCACCATatctcctcttctttctcttcttcattgttttctttctttctctgttgcAAGCACATAATgcaccattacacacacacacgaacgcaaacacacacacacacaaagcagaaaATAAGGAACATAGATCATcataaaagcacacacacacacacacacatagaataaACAGCAAACACACAAGGTTACACATGAATTAACCATCATTTGACTCTCCGATTATGTCCTATATTGAAACAAGCAACCCCTGCATGGTTTTTGGGTAGTGCACAGAACTGAACGTCTGTCACTTCTCTTACCATTCAAGTCCTACTTGCTTATAGTAGTAGTTATATAAAATAATTTAGACCCTCAATTGAGGTTAAACTCTATTTACATGCTAATTACATTGCAAGTAAAGTGCAACTTCAATGTTGATACATTGTTCCTCTTACAACTGTTACTGAAGATATCTGTGTAACCTTAAGCAGTAATGGTTGCGTAAAGGTGAACCGAATTAATTCCAGTTTGCTTGAAAATGTAATAAAGGTTTAAATGGGTAACTACACAAACTGCAGACAGGCATCCATATGTTACTTCAGAGAAAATACTTGAGAGAAAAAAACATAAAGCAATAACATTAATACTTATTGAAGCTTGCCATATGAATGTTGAATATCTGAAGTAATATACTGAGTCCAAATGTAATTCAACAAGCTCAGAAATTGCAAACGTTACAACATTTTTATTGCATATTATCATCTTCATGATATAAGTCAACAGCTTTATAATCTGTCATTTGAAATGCTTTTAGATAATAAGATGAAATAGTTTTAGACAAATACTGTATTTCAAATGAACATGGAACTGCAAAGGTAAGGCCATATAAATTAAACGCTAATACGACTTCACAGAGAGAAAGATATGTCAACAATTCAAGACAGAGTATAGCTATAATAGTAAGAAAATCTTATATGGAACTATAGGAAGCAAGTAACAACTAACGGTGCTGATAATAACGTTGGTCTAATAAAGTGAAGCAATGGTTCAAACATCAAATACCAAGCAAAGCATAAACATACATTCATTCAAATGCCATTAATGTACAAAATAATATGGATCAAAGTCCAATAGTTCATGCATAGATCCTACTTTGGTATGGTGTGTATTCATAGACGAAATAACTGTGTGAAGAATATGAAAAATAATGATAATGCtttataataatataaaataatactAACGTGTAGGCTATCTCGATAATATAGGCTCCCCTTGTGCCAAATTCTTTAATTCAACTCGAAACCATATAACGTTGTACTAACTAAATGTTTTGCAATTGTGAAGGACTAAACTTGGCACATGCATGTCGTGCTTTGGTCAATGACGCAAATGTCACGAGAGCTACCATAAACTGGAAGGCTTATTAATATGTGTGTACACTGAAAAAAGTGGGCATATTCAGTGATGCTTCATTTGTATTAACATCCTTGAAAAtgaagttaaaaaataataaaaacattacTAACGCGTGTCAGTTGGCGCTCTAATTCCAAACGTTTTTGACTGGCATGGATATCGACTGGGTAGCGCTTTCCAGAGTTGGCTACGTCCCTAAAAGTCAACCGTCTGCATCGAAAATGCTAAAATATTTACCAGCGTTTGAGAAATAAATGTAAGGCGCGCTGTTTCCTGGATACATAACAGGGAAAGGCATTGGTAGTAAACATCCACCCAATATGTTGCGATCTTTGTAAATAGTTGGTAATTGCACATTTTTCCCGGAATCTGAAAAGTGGTCGACTGGAACTGGTCCTTCGATGTCGGTGGATAGCTGTCGCTTCAACTTATTCCGGCGATTCTGGAACCAAATTTTCACTTGAGTTTCGGTAAGTTGTAAGGAATTCGCCAGACATGCCCGTTCTGCACTGCTCAGGTATCTTTTCATGTCAAAGGTAGATTCCAGCTGAAAAATCTGCCTCTTGGAGAATATAGTGCGTGTTTTCTTCTTTGCCATTGCGTTGGTTTTCGAGTTTCCTTCATGTTGCTCAGATACGTCGTCGCAGCTGCTCGTACTCTCTGTCCTTGGACGAGTGTCAATCATCTTCGTTGCGTCGACGTCCTCCGCACAGACTGAACGCACACAAGCTGCATCGTGGTGGGCGCTGTTTGTTTGCGCTGTGAAATGAAGCGATAAAACTTGTTTTGATGCAATGCTGACACCAACTCGAATATAATATGTGAAACCCACTGGATCACAGTAAGTGGAATATGAAAAATTACATAACTCAGACTTTGAAGTAGCCTGGGCTAGATAGTGTTTTAATTGCTCAGCTGTTATTGTTTACCAGTAATGAACAAATGCAAAACATTAAAGGGCTATTTAAACCCAACCAACTATGGGCTCACCTGTTTCGTGGGTTGTGTAGTCTGACTCATGACTTCTCTGAACATCGTAGTCCTCATATCGGGGCGTAAAATAATTTGTACACCTTGTGTCGCTCTGTCCTTTTGCATCATATGCGTCTAAATTGCTCTTGTTGTTTTGCTTCAGATTAAGAATATTGTCAATAGTGAATTTCAATGAAGCAGTCCGACAGGGAATAGCCTCCTTGTTCATATTCCCCGAAATTTATAATTTTCCTTGTGTTCTAAATGGTGAATTGAGTTCCCCAAAACATCGAAGCCTAGATATACTCCAAGCACCATTGCTCCTCGATTGCAACTACACCAGGGCGTAGGATAGCGTTATTCAATGAACCAGAAGACTGTGGTTTAGCCGTTTTTGATTGGTGAGATTGCGAGGCAGCGTGACGCCAAATATCAGATGATGGCGGGAAGCATCCTTAGGCAAGACTAGAGTTAACCTCCTGGATTGTTTCCTTCGGGGGAATATTCACGATACAGTTAAGTAGTGTCCAAAGATTTTTGTTTAGATGTTTACCAATGGTTTTCAGAATTACATGAAGAGTTGGCATATGGCTAGCCAAAATATATATTCTAGGCCTATATGGAGTGGAAAACaatatttgttttgtattgttaggtattactgcacggttggagctagaaacaaaacATTTCGCTGCATCTGCggtaacatctgcaaaatatgtgtaagcgaccaataaaatttgatttgatttgaagtggtCACATTCATACAATTGAGACTGTTATGAACCAGTCAGCTATGTAGGCCTATACTTTATCACTTTTGCTCCCATTAATCATATGCATTGAAACGTTAATGCGTTATGCGGGCACTGATATTAACTCTACAAAAGATGAATCATAATTACGTCTTGTAGTTTCATTTTATTTTGAGCATACTAGGGAGATTGAGGTTTTAGGAATGTAATAGGTTAATTAATTATGTTAGGATATCAGGCCTATAGCCTATAttctaaatgttttattaaaatgtCCTAATTTGACAAAAATCAATTTCCATTATCTCTATTGTGGTTAATTTCATCTATTTAATTTAATGAATCATTTTACACAACTTTATTGACAATTTCAGTCTGATGATAAGTACCATATAGGCCTACATTCAATTCGAAGTGTCAAAAAACTGTAAAACGTTCCATTACCTGTGCCCCTATATCCCACTGAACCTAAAAAAATACACTGATAAACTATAAGAAGAAATGTCTTTTCAGTCGTCACTTTAGAAATCTGTGTCTACTCAACATTGGTGTGGAATTTCGCAAATTAGGCCTAAATGCAGGGGCATAAACATTTTGGCCTTGAAAATATCCTGGTGAATGTTTATGTATTATGAAAGGGAAAATGCGTATTACTGCGGTTGGATTAGGTTTTCAGTGTATTTTCAATGGACATAGGCCTAGCCACTGGTCAGACAGAATCTTAATGAGACTAATTATCAACATAATATACCTTCGTGCTAATTATGAGAATACAAAGCAGGCCTTTTCGTCAACACAATAAACATGAAACATGGTGTGCACTTTATCTATTTTATTTACATTGATCAGACAACTCTTGTGTACAAAATGTCAACTGAAACCCAGTTTAAATAAGAAATATGAAATATGAAAGAATACAGTTCCCGTAACCCCATGCTCATAACTTGCATATTAAAATAAAGTAGTTGAGGCTATATGCTACACAGGTTGCTCAATGAGTGTCATCCCCTTATGAATGTGGCTGTGATCTTGGTGATTTGCAATAAAGTCACCCTCAGCAATAAACTCTTGAAGGGATTGTCTCTACTGTGTCCAATACTCAAATTGTTAGTTTAATATAATACACCAATAATGTGTGCCTCACACTAGGCCTGTCATTTGTGATCTTATAAAAGACATGGGGTGGGTGAACTGGGAGATGGGAAAATTCACAGTACTCGAAAAACCCACTAAGGGTGGCGACACCTGTGCCAGGTTTGCGTTCAGTGTCCCAGGTGAAGCGTTCTCGTGGTAAAGAATAGGAACCCTGACAATCCTTTGAGCCGAAAAGGCGATACTCGTGGACGCCATGTCGGCAGCTAGCTGTCTCTTCCACTTGTTCCTGCGGTTCTGGAACCAAATCTTGACCTGAGTCTCGGTAAGTTGTAGAGAAGCGGCCAGCCCCGCCCGCTCAGTGCTGCTCAGGTAGCGTTTCATGTCGAAGGTGGACTCCAGCTGGAACACCTGACTCCGGCTGAACACGGTGCGGGTCTTCTTCTTGCGAGCTGCTTTCGTATCAGGTGTGTCACTATCGTCTCGCGCGAAGCAGGAGGATCCTGTTTCGTCATCCTTGTCGTCTGTCTGACTGCACTCTGCCCTCTCGTTCCGTTCGTCGTGGTCTTCCACTGGCTCCGGTAGAGCCGGGGAATCCCGGTCGCTGGTTGGTAGGGAGTATCCGGGGTCATCTGAGTTGCTGGAGTGGCACTGCGGACCTGAAATAAACGGGGAGTATCATGAGGAATGCCATTGGTAAACTGTTTCTGCTACATTTTTCGCACCGGCCAATAGAGATGAATACGTGCATGATCATCTCTCAATCATGATATCAACCCTGATACGTCATTGCATTTTTCGATGGTAGTCGAATTTTTTAAGTGCTGCGGGCAGGCCACATATCGACTTGAAAAACGATGACCTATAGCTTGTAATGAAACTTGTAATGAAACACAGTAGCCTTGCAAATGTATAAGCACCATAATTCTGGTTTATAAACTCAATTTCCAATCAATGTTACGTTTGAAATGTATTTGAGTGGCGTGCCATACCCCGTGTAAAGAGGAACCGCATGGAGATGTTTTACGCACCGGGTAAGAGCGAATACTGTGTGCTGTTATGGTTTGTTGCAGGATATATGGGCTATGCATGACAAAAAAATGCTATGTAATGTTGTCTATTTTTACTGCCATGTCACCATGTATTGTGTATTGCCATTGAAAATGACGGCTAACATTACGCACAGCAACCTCCAAGCATTGTAGATCACAGCTCGTTCAAGTTGTTTTTACCCTCATTATCTGAGGAAATGCGTAGGCTATCCTCACATGCTCCTTGTTGAGCGGATCAGCCTGAACAGTGTAGGCTATCAGCTAGTAGTAAGCAAGCTACAGTTTGGTGTGCTTTTAGGCTATGTCTCTTTCATACAGGCATAAACATAAGGGCCAATTAACAAAAGTGACACTTACTCTGTAAATCGCTGCAAGCTTTATTGGGCGATGTCCCACACCAGTCTGAAATGCAACCGGCTTCAGCAAGGCGTTGGGCGTTTAACCCAAAATAGGACACTTGACGCTCCACTTGGCCCCAGCGGCTCTCAATGACAGCGACTTGGTTGAAAGACAGTCCCGTTTCTTTATAAAAAAACACATCTTCGGTCGTAGACCGCCTGTCTGTAGTCCTGGTAGTAGAGCGAAGTAAATTCTCAATTGAAAATGATGAGCTTCTTGACGTTGGACCATGATGTTGAGACTCCGGTTCCTTATCAAGCATATTTCGACGTTTTCAAACCACCTAGTCACCGATAAATAAATAACTTTTAAATACTTACGCTCTGTTTAGACATTACTGGATGTATCTTTTGCTTTTTTCAGTTATGCCTACTATTTCTATCGAAGTCTGTCGAGCTATCCATGAGAGCTCGAGTGAAGAGTGTGAGACCTTGAGAGAATCCGCAGATAAACTACTGTAAATTCAACCGCGCGAGATCCAAGCGTAGCAAAGAAATTGCGTCTTGCGATTGGACAGTGGGGGAAGCGAGCAAGATTACTATAGAAAATCAGATAGTTACTCGCATTGAGCTActacactgtgttatagtctgcCTTGAGGAGTTGGAGGGACCCTGTCTCTCAGATACGTTATTTAGGTCAATTAGGGAGCAAATCAAAGCAGAGATACGGCCGTGTCCCCGGGCAGGGATGCATGGTAGAAGAAGAGCCCACATCTTGGAGAATGACACAGTACCTCCTATTGGCTACTTCTGTCTATGCAAGCTCTAGCTTTATTGTCCATTCATATTTGCATGCATGCATTCGTTCTCGTGCAATAATTATTCAATTGATAGGAGGGTGGCCACGTGCAATTCATTGAATATCGATAGAATATCAACAGCATTTCACAATCAATTCAGTTTAGTTAAGCATTTTTTAACCCCATTCTCTAAAAGGTAATAGAAAGTCCAGGTTTAGGATTTCGATATTGCAGGAATTAATTTAGCATTATTTGTCATTTTGGCCAATGATAACTTGGCATTATTTAGCAGGAAATTGAAGCTATTGATCTGGGACTAGGTTTCCTCTATTTGAAAATACTTATTATGTTGTAATATGTGGTCaacatgttttagtttttttatttgGCCTACGTTTAACAGTTAGGCCTACTTTAGTGTCCAATATGTGTCCCAAGTTATCTCAGTCAAATAATGATATCGCAGTTATTGTAGGGCTATCAACTTTCAAGTTGTGCAGTTATTGTAGGGCTATCAACTTTCAAGTTGTTTAGAAAAACTAATAGTAAATGCATTTTATGACAGGGTAGCCTACATTCAAGTGGTTTCCTGCGTAGTCCTATTTTAATATAATAAACGAACAGAAATAATGCAGATCTGCATGTGAAGTATCATTTCTTATTGGGCCTAAAATTCGAAAAAGTTGTGTATTGTATAGTATGTTTTATTGTATGTTGTATTAATATCGgagcggcaggtaacctagtggttagaccgttggggccagtaaccgaaaggttgctagatcgaatccccgagctgacaaggtacaaatctgtcgttctgcccctgaacaaggcactgtttccaggccgtcattgtaaataagaatttgttcttaactgacttgcatagttaaataaaaagtatGTGTTAATTTTTAATTGAAGTCTTTAGGAAAGCAATGAAATTCAGTTTACTAAAGTTGtgtatagtattattattatcataaaTATTGCATAAACTCTGCTATTGCTTATAACTTTTAATTTTATTTACAATTCCACATTATGCTCTAAACTTGGCCAGTAAAACATCAAACAATATTGCAAACACAATTTAGTAAAACTAACCCACCATTAATGTTCGAAATGTTTATTGAATGTTATAACCTTTAATGAAGTACATTACTAATCAATATTTTGTTTTAATCATCTTTTTATTATGGAAAAAATGTAGGTTAACATCACATTTGCCTCGTAGAGAATGGGGTGTTATCGTATGGCCAGATATGTgtttaaaaataataacaattaagcaataaggcaggagggggtgtggtatatggccaatataccacggctaaggactgttcttTTCAAACGCAAGGCTAGATACATCCCTTGGccctggtatattggccatataccacaaaaccccgaggtgccttattgctattataaactggttaccaacgtaattagaacagtaaaaatacatgttttgtcatacccctggtatatggtctgatataccacggctttcagccaatcagcattcagggcttgaaccacccagtttataatttcaTTTTGGACACCATACAATGCATAGATTCAAGATTTTCCCAATTTGTTATTTTAGATTGACTTCAtatgtatttttgttttatcgGGTACTTTCTTACTCATTTTTTTGGTTGAATTTAGAATTGTTGATGGGCCACCAAGTTCTGTCCACCTAATTCTGAAAACTGAATCTTTTTTATTTCCTGTGCTTTGTAGGATTAACATCTATTAGGTTAGtttacactttttttgttttgtttttaagtgTGATATGATCTGTGATAACCCTACAGGCGTCATGCATCACCAATTTTTCATAATTGTCTCAAGATAAACATATGATGTGACTAATTGTGCAATTCACCCGTGCTGGATTTGAGAACATATGACTCATTTCTAAGAGGGGCTCTTATGGCATATATAATATTTCAGGGTCTGCAGCTCTTTGCATGACGTCTTGTGTTGGTCATCCTAGAGACTGTGTGAGAATGTGTGACTAGGGCAGCATAGCCTTTCAGCGGAATCTATCATCATACAGCGTGAACATACCTCAACTATAACCTTATACAGTGTCTTCACTGTATATACTACTGAGAGAAAAACACAGGTGAAAAATACATTGGCACTTTacattaaagtaactgtccagtgaaaatctcacttttaaaagtgaATATTCTGTTAACTTATCCcgaaataatgttgttgactcgtccTACACTGGTATTTGTGGTTAAAGCATATATTGGTGAAAAAACACTTAAAAACCCCCACCTCAGACCTTTTAAGAAAtacttgctatttcctcatagaacatgatgtcatgttagctcattggctgagctggccaatcagcggtctactctcataaatatttttaatgaccggtATACACCATTCTGTTGTTAGGGTACGCAGTTGTTtcccattccaaaacagaaaaGCTGCATTTCAACTTAATTAAAACCTATTTTTGGACGGAAAACTATTGCACTCattattgtaattaattataggtcattaaacgaaatctggaaacactggacagttactttaagtgGGTCTAAAACCTAGTAGGCAGGCATGTAAGCACACTTTTCTACTTAGAACAGTGATGTTCATTTGCAGTTTGTGTAATAACACATTGTACAATTTATATGCATTAGGTTTGTACTCTAATAATTGTGGTTAAATCTAACCTCACTCTATAATAATCACTTtatttgtatagtgcttttcaatACAGCTAACAAAGTGCTTCACttaaaaaagaaaaggagagctgcacactctaggagctcagatgcaataatttaataacaatGTTGACagccaataaaataaaaaaataaataaaaacatataataaaataaaagtacTGACAAATTAACAAAGACAGGAGTAAGGAGGATACATTCAAATCCTACATTAAAAGCATCTTTATAAAAGTGTGTCTTCAGCAGGGATTTAAAAAGAGCCACTGAATCTTCAAGCCTGATCTCCTCTGGCAGACCATGATCTCCTCTGGCAGACCATTCTAAAGTCTAGCTGCCCTAATGGCAAATGCCTGGTCTCCTTTCATTTTCAACCTAGACTTTGGAATGGTCAACAGTGCCTTGCCAGAGGATCTCAGGCTGCGTCCTGGCTCGTAGGGAGATGAATAGTCAACAGTGCCCTGCCAGAGGATCTCAGGCTGCGTCCTGGCTCGTAGGGAGATAAAATATCAGAGATATGGAATGGGGCTAAACCAAGCCTAGCCTTAAACATGATTAATACCATTTTAAAATATATTCTAAAAGTGACTGGTAGCCAGTGTAGAGAAGCTAAAATAGGTGTAATATGGTTACATTTTATTGCGCCTGTTAAAAGCTGAGCTGCAGCATTTCGAAATAACTGTAGTTGATGGAGTGATTTCTGACTGAGACAGGTATACAAAGAGTTACAGTTATCTAGGCGTGAGGAAATAAAAGCATGTATAACTTTCTCCAGCTCAGTGACTGAAATAAAATGATTGATTTTAGCTATATTTCTTAGCTAATAAAGGCAGGTTTTGACAATCTTCTTTACATGCAGCTCAAAGTTTGGGTCAAGGTCAAAGAAGACACCAAGGTTTCTGGCCGTAGGCTTTACATTTGTGGACAAATTACCAAGGTTACCTACAATCTGGGTTCTAGCAAggtgggtgtcacgccctgaccttagagatccttttatttctct
Protein-coding regions in this window:
- the LOC120049481 gene encoding homeobox protein HMX1-like; amino-acid sequence: MRFLFTRGPQCHSSNSDDPGYSLPTSDRDSPALPEPVEDHDERNERAECSQTDDKDDETGSSCFARDDSDTPDTKAARKKKTRTVFSRSQVFQLESTFDMKRYLSSTERAGLAASLQLTETQVKIWFQNRRNKWKRQLAADMASTSIAFSAQRIVRVPILYHENASPGTLNANLAQVSPPLVGFSSTVNFPISQFTHPMSFIRSQMTGLV